The following nucleotide sequence is from Aspergillus luchuensis IFO 4308 DNA, chromosome 1, nearly complete sequence.
CGGGAACTACTCAAGTCAGTATTGTTACTACATGGGTATTAAACCGCTATTTTAGCAAGGGGATAATACTCACATTCACGCCTGATCCTCTCCCACAGAGCTCTTGCAAAAGCGACCTGATCTGGATTGTTCTTTTATGATACAAAGTCAGTCAGGAAACTATGATGCTCAGTACACAAGTATCCACCAACCTGGAAGTGATAAATATGAATATCGAAGCCCCCACGACGACCCTTGGTGAGAGGGTCCGGAAACTCCTCGTATGCCTTACTCAGAATCCCATGTTGGGGGTTTCTTAAGGACTTTCCATCctcgtttctttctctgtacCATGACACGGGTTAGGCTCAGCGCGTAGAACAATatatcatccattcatcTATCTGAATCGAAATTTCACCTTACTTACTCAGATAGCGGTTCTAGGTTCTCATATCCCTCTAACGGTGAGGGATACGAATATGCAAACTGGTCCGTCATTTGAGCTCAGGCGTCGTCGGAGGTACACAAATAAGATGTGCCTGCTCCGCGTGTGGAAGACTGCTTCAAGACAGTAATCTGATCAACTACTGCTTTAACCTGCCTTTAACCCAATCTGCAGCGTACGGTCGATAATCCTCTAACACTCTAGATGTTGTCTGATAGTAAATGCAGTAGTATTCTCAAGCAGAACGATGGTAAGAAAATCAGCTGCTATCCGAGTCCATAGTATCCGACAGTGCTACCAAGTTCCGCCATCGGATAGCGGCGACAACATATACCAATCAACTATGACCAGAAAGACCCCCAATACGTCTGTCTAATATCTTACCAATCAAGTCTTGGACTGTGCCACAAAGAACGTCGGGTCTTATCCACTCATTGTTACCAGCGATGAGGCCATTCTCAGGTGATTATGCAACAGTATTGCGATATTCCGCACTTATGACAAAAGTGCGGAACTGGGTGAGGGGCTTGTCTTGGCGGGTAGACCCGTTGTTTTGTGCCTGAGGAAAATAGAGTTTTATGGGGGAGCAGTATACTATAGAGTAatagggggaaaaaaaagaaaaaaataagctTTTATTTATGTTTCTATTCGAGGAATGTTGGGCTTTAAGTCGGCATTATTGTAAGATGCATCGCTGCTTTCACTTAGAGTGGTTGATATGCAGCTTGAGAATCCTTCGGGATTCAAATATATTCTCCTAGCGTTCTGAAAAAGGCCTGGATATATTTAGACCACACCCCACAGCTGATTTAATCTATAGTGATTACTAGGACTACAGGCTAATTAGAGATTGGCTTTAGTATTATCAATGCTTGAAGAACAGATACAAGCTGCTGGCCAGTATCAGAGGATACTATTATTGTAAGAAAGTAATCTATATAACGCCAGGGAGCTGTGATTCACAATATGATAGATATGTAAAGACCCCCAAGATTAACTGATATCACCAGGAAGCTTTAACGTCAATATGCCCATCCTGATCAACAAACTTGCCCCGATCCCACTCTCGCCCCTCACCCTTCTTAGACCACTTCACATCCTCTAGCCTGCCTTCTGAGTCATCCCCTGGCGTGGAGGTAGTGTTGCTCTTCCAACGGTCCACAAATTCGTTACTGAAGCCAGCTTCCCGCAACCTCTCCTCGCCCCTCTGCTTCCATTTTGCCCGATCACGCAACGCCTCCAGAGAGAGCTCCCAGTCGTCATCTCCAGTCATTAGACCAGCGACAGGACGGCGGATAGGCCTGCTACCTGCCtgcgcatcatcatcctccaaatGTACATCCGTAGTGGGGTCGTAGTCAGGGGCAAAGTGTGCATCGATGTTGCTCATGTTGGGTTTGTAGGCACCGCGACCGCGGGAACGAATGGGCGCTGAATACCCATGATCGTTATCTTTCGCCGGTAGGGGTCCGACAAGGTCTTCAAGGGGATCCgactcatcatccaaaggCGTTTCCTCCTTGGATGGTGCATGAGTAAAcgttttttctttgcttgtCGATGTACTATTTCTTCTAGACAGTTCCTTATCACGAGAACTGCGGTGACCCCTGCGCTCGCTATCTCTAGTCCTGCGCCTGTCAGATGCTCCTGGGGACCGCGAACGTGATCGTGACGACTCATGGCGGTTGCGATATCGTCGGCGATGGCTGCGAGAATCAACATCCCGGCCGTGTTCCGGGGATCGACTCCTTGAACGAGAATCAGATCGGTGGCGACGACTCCTTCTCGAGGATCTATGCCGGTCGTCATCGGTATCTTGAGGGTCACGCCTCCGTCGGCTCCTATGCGATTGGCCTCTCTCCTCCGATGCAGAGCGACTCCTATGTTTCCTTCGACTAGAGTCATATTTGTCCTCACGATCTCGTCTTCTATCACGTCGCGACTCTCGATCGGTTGACGTACGCCGACTGCGACGTTGATCGCGATTCGTATCGTTcgctgaagaggatgaggcctGGTTCCGCAACTGTCGCATTCGCTCCCTGGCCTCCCGTTCTTCTTTCCGTTTCAATGCTGTATTGTGATTGTCCGTCTCTCGGATTATATGTCGGAGGAATCGTGTGTTCGGTTTAGGAGCGGCGCCTGTAGGCCTGCAGCAATAAATTGTCAGCTCAATGATCGTCGTAAAGTATTCGCCAGAGAAAGTATATACCTTTTGGGCATGTATGCTTCCAATCCATGTGCCGAGTATTTCAGGGAGCTATCCCGTGCCTCTCGTGCGAGCACCTGTGCAACGTAGGTATCGTCGCTGGGGTCGCCGATTGCTTTTCCGGTATTGGGAGGCATGCTGTCGGACCGTGGGACTGGAGCAAAGGTGGGAGAGTAAAAGTAGGAAAgttaaagtatttatatcatattaatatataacgCCCGTCCGGTAATTGTATCATCCAATTCGAAAGTGAATAtatagagagaaaggaaagcgCGGCCAAGTCTACAAATGTGGGAGGCAAGAGCCATACATGCGGCGATATTGACGCTGCTGACCGGTGACTTCACCGCCCGGCTGATAAAGTGGTGGGTCCGATGAATCTGTTTACCTCCGCAATGTTTCTGCCGACGCGCGATAATGAATGGTTTTTGCCTTCACCCCTCATCCCATTGATTCGAAGACGCGATAGATCCACCCTTACACTGCCATTGAAATTGTCTATATTGGGTTATTGAGGGATTTTACAGATTTAGCAAGGATACAATGGCCAATTTAACACCCGCAGAAGCACGAAAGCAACTGCAGCAACTAACAGACGACAATGGCGACTTGAAAACACAATTGAACATCCTCCGCATCAGCGAGCCGATCTTCTCTCCTGACTCTGATACCAGGCGCTCATCACCATCTAAGCGTAGGTCAGATGTATCTACCTTTGAAACACCGACGCCTGCTTCCTTGGAAGCGGACTTGACACACTATAAAGTATGAACAAATTCTCCCGAAGTGGGGTCGCTCTATAAGACCACCTATTCGTGCTGACAATACTCGGAAAGGAATTGTTCTCGAAGTTACGCTTTTCCTACGTTGAGCAAGTTACGAAGGAGAAATTTCTGCGTGCGATTGTGGGCGATCCGCCTCTGGTGGTCGGTCACAATGAAAATGTTGAAATGGAAGCGCAGTTGGCGGAAGTAAAGGCGGACCTCAAGGCTcgcaaagaagaagtccgaactatggtggaggagatggagaagctgggtAGGGATCTGGCGAATCGTGAGTACTCCCTTGTCTTCTGTACAGTAATGACTTATGTCCGTGGAGCTTCGCTTCGTGACCATATCAACGACTGTCCTAACGATGGAAAATCTTTAAACAGGTTACAAGAATGTCCAGCTACAAATGACCCAACTCTCAACACTTCCAGAGTCGATTGAAAACCTCGAATCCACTGTTGCCGAGCTACGTGCAAAACAAGGATCAGACGCAAACGGCCCAGAATCGCAAAACCTCCCCCTTCCTGCAACGCTGAGTCTCCTGTCTGAGCGGGAGGCGGAGCTTGCG
It contains:
- a CDS encoding uncharacterized protein (COG:S;~EggNog:ENOG410PPHP) — its product is MPPNTGKAIGDPSDDTYVAQVLAREARDSSLKYSAHGLEAYMPKRPTGAAPKPNTRFLRHIIRETDNHNTALKRKEEREARERMRQLRNQASSSSANDTNRDQRRSRRTSTDRESRRDRRRDREDKYDSSRRKHRSRSASEERGQSHRSRRRRDPQDTDDDRHRSSRRSRRHRSDSRSRSRSPEHGRDVDSRSHRRRYRNRHESSRSRSRSPGASDRRRTRDSERRGHRSSRDKELSRRNSTSTSKEKTFTHAPSKEETPLDDESDPLEDLVGPLPAKDNDHGYSAPIRSRGRGAYKPNMSNIDAHFAPDYDPTTDVHLEDDDAQAGSRPIRRPVAGLMTGDDDWELSLEALRDRAKWKQRGEERLREAGFSNEFVDRWKSNTTSTPGDDSEGRLEDVKWSKKGEGREWDRGKFVDQDGHIDVKASW
- a CDS encoding uncharacterized protein (COG:S;~EggNog:ENOG410PMYM;~InterPro:IPR037475;~go_component: GO:0031617 - NMS complex [Evidence IEA];~go_process: GO:0034501 - protein localization to kinetochore [Evidence IEA]); its protein translation is MANLTPAEARKQLQQLTDDNGDLKTQLNILRISEPIFSPDSDTRRSSPSKRRSDVSTFETPTPASLEADLTHYKELFSKLRFSYVEQVTKEKFLRAIVGDPPLVVGHNENVEMEAQLAEVKADLKARKEEVRTMVEEMEKLGRDLANRYKNVQLQMTQLSTLPESIENLESTVAELRAKQGSDANGPESQNLPLPATLSLLSEREAELAALDRQLAAVQNTLPRKTREAEAVERELGVLERRKTEAIAQAQEVKRKKEEGESDGLVETGRWYRSAEETLKNLLGVTG